The Salvelinus sp. IW2-2015 linkage group LG15, ASM291031v2, whole genome shotgun sequence genome includes a region encoding these proteins:
- the LOC111975039 gene encoding phospholipid phosphatase 1, with the protein MFETGRIPLVLLDVTCFILVGLPFVILTPLHNPFNRGFFCNDESIRYPLKEDTISYQLLGGVMIPFTLIVVVSGECLGVYMTHIKTKSSLGTNYVARIYKAVGSFLFGAAASQSLTDIAKYSIGRLRPHFLAVCKPMWDRINCIAGGYIENFTCTGEKNMVDEARLSFFSGHSSFSMYCMLFLALYVQARLQTEWARLLRPTIQFFLIATSIYVGLSRVSDYKHHWNDVLTGLLLGAIVAILTVFYVSDFFKTPVDPVEIQEETSHHSLQDNPANGIHYGSTE; encoded by the exons ttgggCTTCCCTTTGTGATCCTCACCCCTCTGCACAATCCCTTCAACAGGGGTTTCTTCTGTAATGATGAGTCCATCAGATACCCCCTGAAAGAGGACACCATATCCTACCAGTTACTGGGGGGAGTCATGATCCCTTTCACACTGATTGTG GTAGTCAGTGGTGAGTGCCTTGGCGTCTATATGACTCATATAAAGACCAAATCATCCTTGGGGACTAACTACGTGGCGCGCATCTACAAAGCAGTGGGCAGCTTCCTGTTCGGGGCTGCTGCTAGCCAATCACTGACGGACATTGCCAAGTACTCGATTGGTCGCCTGCGTCCCCACTTCCTGGCTGTGTGTAAGCCTATGTGGGACCGTATCAACTGCATTGCTGGAGGCTACATCGAGAACTTCACCTGTACCGGGGAGAAAAACATGGTGGATGAGGCCAG ACTTTCCTTTTTTTCTGGTCACTCATCCTTCTCTATGTACTGTATGCTGTTCCTAGCA CTGTACGTCCAGGCCAGACTGCAGACAGAGTGGGCCAGGCTCCTCAGACCCACCATCCAGTTCTTCCTGATCGCAACGTCCATCTACGTGGGGCTGTCACGCGTCTCAGATTACAAACACCACTGGAATGACGTACTTACTGGCCTCCTGCTGGGGGCGATAGTTGCAATACTCACG GTGTTCTATGTGTCCGATTTCTTCAAGACGCCTGTTGATCCAGTAGAGATACAAGAGGAGACGTCCCACCACAGTCTACAGGACAACCCTGCAAATGGGATCCACTACGGAAGCACAGAATGA